Genomic DNA from Dioscorea cayenensis subsp. rotundata cultivar TDr96_F1 unplaced genomic scaffold, TDr96_F1_v2_PseudoChromosome.rev07_lg8_w22 25.fasta BLBR01000275.1, whole genome shotgun sequence:
GAATAGGTGGTAGCTTGTTCGTGAGAATGGACAATGTGGTTTCTATCGTACTACGTGACCACACCTCTCTACTGGCACTAAGGTAGTCCCGAAAGGTGTGGAATCGTTCTCCCATCTCTACTCCGTCTACCATCTTGTAATTTTCAAACTCTATGCTCACGTGGCTAATCCTAGTAGCATTATCAGGGCCATACTCCTTTTCTAAGGCACTCCATATATCCTTAGCGCCTTATAATCAAAGTATTTGTCCTAAAAGACGATCGAGAAAGAATGCTAAGAATTCTATAGGCGGAGTGGAAATCGATCTCTTCGAGAGTTTTACTAGGAGCTAAGGAGCTAGATGTTTGGTCTACGCTGAGATGGATAATCAGCGAAAGTCCACTAGGATCAAGATCGGAGGAATCGTAATCGAGAGGATAGAGTAAGAGCATGGATACTCCTCAGGTGTACAACCAAAAATTCAGGCTCGATGTTTCCACCTCCTAAAGTTCACCTTACTGTCAAACTTGACGAGGGTTTACACGAGTATCGATTAGTGCATCCATGTGTGTGTGAATGTACGTTAATCAAGTTCGTGGGTCTACTAATGTGACACAAGCAAAGTTTTAATGTGCGTAGCGAAATACAATACTCGTAGAACTATATGTATAAGAATACGAGATACGAGattatatgtatgaatataGTACATAGTGATATCTATGTATAAAAGTCGATCCTATAGTATTATGcgtataaaaatataatatcatgataATATGCttataaaatacagaaatatattTGCAACTAAACAATTTATGTATAAGACCCAATTCAGCGTTAGAATGTAGGAAATATACTACTGAATAGCATGCAAATACTATAAACAAGAGTTGTAAACAAAATCACAGtgatataataattcaaaaataatagttagAAATTTCCAGCCTGGGGTAGGCGTGCGGAGCACCGCCCCTCACGAATTGGCCTCCTCGCATGTGATTTTTCCGCCTCACTCCAAAGCGCAGGATACACTAACCGGGAAGGAAAAAAACTCTCGTAGCCTCAAAGACGTTTGGCGTCGAGATATCCCAAGCGCACCCACAAGGTTTAGGCAAAGAACCACAAAATGAGAACAGAATAATTGGGTTTTCCAGACACGTAAAAAACACACCCGGTTCCAGGCATGCAAAAAAGCACACCCGGAAGAAAGAGAATatgagagaagaaataagcaagtGTGTGTTTTTGGTTCATGGTTTAGGCATGTATTTATAGCAATGAATTCTTTAGCAACTCTCTCCACTAggcaatgtgggactaaaggttTGAGTGTAAAACATGTGGGACCCACAGGACCCACATCCAACACAACACTTACACatacaaactatatatatatatatatatatagtagtagCTAGTACTACTACTGATATTATTATACTAGCTTTTATGCAAcagcttgttcttcttcttctatcatGGAGAAGCATCTGATCAAAATGCCAAACTCCTGTAAAACATTAACATATTTACTGATCAGAAAATGTTTATTGAATTTGCTGCAGAGTAAAAGAACTTAACTTAATTAATGATTCTAATTACCATGCCCTTTGCCCACCCTTCTCAGTTGTGAGACGTAATCAGAGATTTTCTTTATGGCTTCCACCTACAGGTTAGAATGTTCATTAACTTGATgcttcgatatatatatatatatatatatgttttttcagTTATAGTTTTGCTCATAAATTGATATGCATGAGATGTTACTGAATTATTCTGTGGATTATTCACTGAGTGAAGTAGGTAGTTTTAGTTCCCACCTGTTCACCGAGAAACTCACTCTCCACAAATTCTTGCATTTGAGGATCATTATTGTTGCATGCCACctgtttagattttaaaaaaaattaaagtaatgccatggcaatgaaaataattttatcattgattataaaatagaagTGTCAAAATAAGGTATTAATGAGAACATCCAGAAAGTGAAGTAACTTACACTATGCAGATGGAGAAGCTTCTCATTAGTCACTTTCTCCAGAGATAATGCCAGTTCCATGGCTGATACAATAAAAAATCTTACACGTTAATTAACAGCCACGTGTCAAGCAACCATAATCACTAATACGTCAACCTTAAACATAATCTTGCCTACATATGGAACAACTTTAAGAAAAGCAGACATTTTACTTGATTATTAGGTAAGCAAATTTTAAGTATTGTAAATTGATCACCCCTTCTCCAATGCAAAATATTATCCACAAACTGCTCAACATGTAAGCAACAAGGGAGATACGTactacatgcatgcatggtgaTACTTATATATCGTAATGGCGATAAGTGTACTTACAGATTGACAAGAacgaaaccaaaaaaaaaaaaattggaatctTAAAATTTGCAATGCACTTTATTTATAGCTCAGTCACACATTAAAAAAGAGTCAAAAAGCTCAACCTCCTTATAAGAGttcaattttcaatttcttGTCATGCTATTATTACGATAGTGGcaaaaaccaaataatttattccgactttacaaatatatactatattttagtgataaaaaaaggtttaattttTCAAACGTACAATGTTTTCATTACCATATATACCATGtcatgaaattaaattattcttAGTTATCCACACATTTTGCTATTAATTTACCCGTGGCAGCTCAAGATAATTAAATAGCTAAAACCAAATTCTAAAATAAGACCTCTAATttacttaataaaaattaaaatttattaaatttgttatgaCAATTTCTTCTATGGAACTTTTATACCTACGCCGATTAACATGACTTATGCTCacttataataaataagtatattttaattttgcaacgtaaaatttaacttaatataaaaatatatattattaataataaactaaaaactcttgatttataattaaaaagtatGAATGTTAGATTAttcatcaaaaaataattatattgcTTTTAAAATAGGATGTTAATTAATaaagagcaaaaacaaaaacttaaaaaattagttgagaaaaaatatagaatttctTCAATTATTAGATTAAAATAGTCAAAATTTGAAtctattatgttttgttttgtcaaaATCAGGGAGTTAATTTGCTCTTAATTGATAGAAAAGTCATTAATTATAGTTGAATGACgtctattttaaatattcatttgcCTTTATTTGAAAGGAGTTAATTTGCTCTTAATTGATAGAAAAACattcattaattatatactTTAACACTTTCTTAGAGTTTGAAGTGCTATATTTTAAACTTACTTTCTCCAAACTGGGACTCTTTCACTCCCTATAAAATGAACATTAGAAAATATTACTTCCAACAAAGGAAGTGTTATTTTCACATAATTTTTCACTTCAAATCACTTGATAGTGCAAATAAACACCTCTTTTAGTTgagattatataaaattaactattattattataacggtgaggtttttaaaatttttttaatgttttcaaattcAGGACTACAAAATTAAAGAGGCCTAAAACAATTAATTCAGTGGCCTTACCATACAGCGCATCTCCTTTCTCAGGGTGGTCAAATTCAGAGTGTGGCAATATAATTGAATTCAGCTTCACCCTTCCCCCACGTTTGTTCTAAGAAATATTCAGAACATTTCAGATATAAACATAGAGCACCCCAAGTCAAGAACACAtatgacacacacacacatatattaatatatatatatatatatgtatatatatatgaacaatgaCATTCATCCCGAAATAATATCCTGAAATAGTGTCCCTAATGCAACCCTGGAGGTGGGGTTGCGTTTGAGACATTATTTCATGACACTATTTCTGGATGAAGAGCACTACtctagtctatatatatatatatatatatatgagaaggAAAAACATAGCTAACAAAATTAACATGAACCTGGTATTCCATCAGCATCTCTGCCTGTTCCCTCTCTTCCTCACTAGACTCTTTGAAAAACCTGATACAAAAAGTTTGACAATCAGATGGCTTACATATAAAATCAAGCAAATCAAGAATGGTGGTGCAAAGCTTCATTGATGACTCACTTGGCAAGGCCTTTAAGGGCGACGTTATCACGATCGAAGTATGCATACAACGCATGGTAAACATATGAAACATTGTATTCCACACTGTAAGTTGAGCATCAAACAAGATGAAATCAGatacaaaagaaacataaactTGCAATCAAGAGTATATATAGAaccaaaaatttaacaataaatgCTCAAATTAGTGCTTAAAATTAGAATAATAACACAAAAATGCCTCAAAATCTATagtaataagaaaaacaaacaatgaaacaTTGCATTCCACACTGTAATTTGAGCATCAAACAAGATATAAATCAGATACAAAAGAAACTTAGACCTTAAATTTGGTGTATAAATCAAGAGAATTGAACCAAGAAATGAACAAGAATCAAATTAGTGGTTAAATttagaacaacaacaacgaatcaaacaattaaaaaaaaaattttaaaaaataaataaaaagaaaaaaagataaaatctcACTCTCTTTTCCAAAAAAGAAGACAATTAATTAAGGATCAAGAAATAAATATCCAAAACCAAGAACAAGGAGAacaaatcaagaacaaataGAACCTCAAAAAAGAATGAAACCCTACTTGATTTGCTCATTGATCGCGATTTCGCAGTCATCGGAGTAGAGCTGGCGGGCGAGTGACTCTTGAGAAGACATGGGCACGCGATGAGATCCCTCACCCTTGAGCTCCTCAAAAGGCTCAAAGACGACACCCGAGAGAGTCCGGCTATCAGTCGCCATGGCCACCAAGGCTCCACCTCCCGGCCCCTTCTTGGAAAGCCTCAAAACAGAGGACAAAGAAGGAAGAGCCACCACAGCACCATCACCACCAAAGGAAAATGGTTCCGGCGCCGGAGATCGGAGAGAGGGCCAGAGAAGCTCGGGAAAGCATGGCGATCttggaggacgaggaggagaaGAGCAATGGGTGGGGAGTGTGGAAGATGAGGGTTTATAGAGGTTGTAGCCGTTGGATGGATGACACGTGGACGGTGAGGATTTGGAGCGTGTGGAGGGCTCGTGGTCTAGTTGTTTCCATTTGGGAATATTCGTGAGCTTGCGTTTTCTTTGGTCTTTGTTTGTTGATATGAGTCACGTGACAATTTCTAGAGGGACTTATCTGCAAATATTTTCTTGCTTTTAACATTTTTACCCTTggaaatatacaaaataagaaaaaaataattaatttctttgcACCGCCAGATTTTTCAGAAATAATTTATgagatatttatgaaaaaataatggtggcaaataattttgttattttctaatgtataaatgaaaatactaatttaaaacaatttgtaTCAGCACACTTCGCACAACTGTCCAATACATTTTGGACTCAGTGATGTTAGTGCTGTTAGATCAAAAGATCTTTTACTTTAtgacataaattttaaataaaaattatcaaataaaataaaaaattaaatttaatgtctTCCTCTCTCTCAATTAATTTCTTTCCCTCATCTAGGTTTCACCATttccttttatattttaatctcattaattgaaaaacaaaagagttttttttttataaatctcttaaatattttcaaaaaagtaTAAAACAAAGGTATAATATCCTAGTtggtccctgtacttttctctctcttctttttttgtccctctactcagaaatactcccgattagtccctctacttttgaaaatgtgcccacttagagggactaagtgggcacatttctaaaagtagaggggctggttgggagtatttttaactaagtgggcacattttcaaaaatagagggactagtcgggagtatttctgagtagagggactaaaatagaagagagagaaaagtatatggactattttggtgattatacctaaaACAAATTATCATTACATAGTATTTTTTAAActggtaaataaataatttttttatattttttttaaatatttcaattttatatgttaattttttacatttaaaaatgtttcaattttgtttagtttctttTGGCAATACATATGGAACAAAATCAAACTATAGCTTAGATTCATAGACATGAGGTTGAGTAATTTAGAGACATCCACAATAGTCATCGGATGGTAATTTGACAGCTACGGTAGTTACGATTATCGTAAACAGTACCATAACGCATTTTATAGTTTCATATAGTATTCATGAACAATGACAAAATTACAATAACATCTCTAGAGAACAGTAATTTAGAGACGCACCTagattatcttatatatatatatatgttacatCAACCAGAATAGATCAAATTAACTGAACACATAAATAATGTGTTTATTGAAAGAAACTTAATTAATCAaggatttattataaaattaatcatgtgtgaaaggaataaaagaagatgatgagttTCTTAGGAATGGATCAAGTGGCGCGTGGAGGGTTCACGCACTGAACGGACATGTTTGAGTAAAAATAACAAAGGTCATTGTTAGCATTTCATGCACGCCTTCACTTTAAAAAGACTCATTGAATTAAATCCCTTTCATTTCCATgtaatttgattgttttcttttctacatTGCACCTTCATTTGATCTTGATTTGGCAtgttccaatatatatatatatatatatatatatgaataaaatacatattcaaactctaaatatttaatttaaaataacatagaaCTATCAGGAAAATTCATGATCTAACAACAAAACCTCCTCTGTAAAATAAAGACATAAATATTTGTTGAGTTAATTTGTCGTTATGCTCCACTCTTATGCACTGCACCTTCTATTCTAATGAATTTTATAGATCCACTAGATCATAAGATTCTCAAACTCAAACATTTACTTTTCTAATTACAGATCAACATATGGAGATTAATGGGTCCAAAGCACCTGTTTGAAAAAAAAGGGTGCCAGtcatattttgatatttgtgtaTTAAATGGTAAGATTAGATTTTCacaactttttaataaaatatatttcttttataattcttGTAGTgagttatatattaatataaaatgagCGACCCAAGTTCTGACATCATCCATGCATAATCTACACATATCCCGTGATGTCCGTTAGATGTTCGTCCAATAACCACGTCTTCCCACAAAATCAATTCTATGTTTGGATGATTGGAATATAAACTGTTAGcaagttaatatttttcttttctattgttaTACCTTGTTTGTTATCCAATAAAAGGATGCTACAGTATTCATGTGAAGGATTAGAATTTTTCCATATGCCTGCATCTCATCCCTCTCCATTTTGAGAGAAATCTCAATCTTTTAAGTTTGAAATGATGATTTTATCCCTCTTTGATGtacttctctctttctttcacttgtaaccttttttttcttttttctttttttaaaaatcagtaCTTGGTTGATGATTGAGTATGAAGGCTTTGTAATTGAGCATGACTAGCTCTTTGTTGTTTATATAGACCTTGGATATATTCCTCTTTAAAAGTTCTTAGCCTTCATGAGATGTTATTGTGTCTTCTTGAGATAATGTTgttatgtaaaaaatatatctcttgttattttttgaattgGATAATACTCACTTAtattttactattaattatctaaataaagtaaattatttaattaaactatgcactcataacaattaaaatgtataataGTTACATGAATTagttatttacatatttttatatgataattaaaaaggtataaaattaatttaattaagatatataattataatcattattcaaattattttataatctaataaatttaataataattaaatatcatccattattttaatatcatttatttgttgtaaagagcatacaaataattttatcaaaattctcTTTCATACATTTTCCTATTCCACACTTCCATTCCTTTCAACCAAATAATGTTTTCATTACTATTCTTATTCCCCTCATTTTAATTCCCCTAATCCCGTTTTCCCTTATCTCATTCCCTTTATTCCCATTCCGCACACTAAACGCACTCTAAACCCCAACCCTAGcacttttcattttctacaaaaGTCTAGAAGTCTAAAAATgttttcatctatatatatatatatatatatataatacatagtTAATTGCTAatattatgtgaaaaatatttaattatattatgttaAGTTAAACACTTAGGTGTTGTTTGTTTACAAGGATTGGAATTGAGGAGGAATGAAATAGAAATTAGAATAAGGGGGAATGGATtaggaatgaaaaaaaaaactgtgtttggttggaagataTGGGAGGGTAATTCACTgggattaagaaaaataaaaagaagaaatatatagaaaatatcTTTTATGCCTTTATAGagtgaatattaaataaatatattagccaataatattattttatttgtaatatgttagcattattgttataatttaattttttttatttttacaattaatctttattattattattattattattcattttttcttgcaatacagaaataaatgcttattattattattattattattattataaaagaatgtttattatatatctagtataaaaactttaaaaatatatctattgtgtttttttattacaaaatccAAAAAAGTTCCGAACAAGGAACAAGAACAAACAAGAACCAGAAGAAGAGCAAACAAACATTcaacaaaagataaaacaacCATGTCAACATAGTCAAAGTAATTTTCTTGCCATAAAGAAACAACCATGCCAACATGTTAACAAGatagaaataaattcaaagtaagaataaaagaagTGTCTTAAAACAATTTTCTTGGCataaagaaacaaactaaagaagCAAATCGGAGACATAGTCAACATTATCAAGAAAGTAATTTGCTTGGAAATGCTAAATCAGGTTGAAGCTTGTGCTCATGTCCTCTATCACTTCTTCAACTTTTTAGGTGCTTTGCAATCCAGTAAGCAAATTCTCAAAGAGAAACTAACTTAAATTGATTTCAAGTTCTCAATCAAATCATGTGTTATTATCTTTGCTTTCAAGCAGAGTTGCTGATATAAGGTTTGAAGATTAGTCTTTCATGGAGACTGATATATTTAGTAAAACAAGCTCACTGTACTGAAACAAACAGTTCTAGagaaaaactttaaattgaatTTAAGTTCTTAGTCAAATCTAAAGTTTTCATCACTAGCTTTACACTGTTGCAATAAAAGCTAAAGTTCTTAGTCAAATGGtgacacaaaacaaacaaacaaattgtAAGGCCATTAGCTAGATAAGCAAAAGTTGACACAAAAGCTAAAGTTTTCATTATTAACTATATACTGTTGCAAGGAACTGTGGCACCAACCGGTGTCCTTTCATTTTTGCAAACATATATgcattttgtatatatatatatatatatatatctagagaatttaaaatataactaacaaaaccctaaaagGAGAGTAATTTTCACTATTTCTTTGTTCATGAACCATGAAAGCAGCTAAAATAAAAGGGAAGCATGGATGGTAGAATTTAAAGACATTGTAACCAAAAGCAAGAATCACAACCATTCTACTCTCTCTACATCTATGACACATAAGTTTCGTCTTATATAACATATAATCAATACATTCCAAAAGCTAAACAAAAGATTGATTTTCAGTGTTTTTTGTTCACCAGTCACTTCAAAGTAGCTcaagaaataatataatatcatggcagattatttaatttgttatgtaTGAAGTTATGCATCTAAATATTGTGCTTAACTGAAATCATTAGATAATGCAAAGGACTTACATATTTTGGGTTTCGCTTCATAATACTGTAGGAGCAAATGGCCAAAA
This window encodes:
- the LOC120253989 gene encoding ferritin-3, chloroplastic-like — its product is MATDSRTLSGVVFEPFEELKGEGSHRVPMSSQESLARQLYSDDCEIAINEQINVEYNVSYVYHALYAYFDRDNVALKGLAKFFKESSEEEREQAEMLMEYQNKRGGRVKLNSIILPHSEFDHPEKGDALYAMELALSLEKVTNEKLLHLHSVACNNNDPQMQEFVESEFLGEQVEAIKKISDYVSQLRRVGKGHGVWHFDQMLLHDRRRRTSCCIKA